In Penaeus chinensis breed Huanghai No. 1 chromosome 2, ASM1920278v2, whole genome shotgun sequence, the following proteins share a genomic window:
- the LOC125031683 gene encoding helicase POLQ-like isoform X2 translates to MPNMNREAREIMSSPVFRSQRLSRKSVFRNALISKNDTCLSPSPKNIQPKSPRSPLSSPLLRSQRKVRCGVGVGTDENTPSRKRPRGYGERQTTKKMLDTPKSTTPRSRKSVVIDSPSTVFMNHDDSFLESVNFDELDSLCSSLELTPLEKTKALDNNRTPLSNSGLNSSPYLLRKTPRRINLQLTSENIQPPRRTSNNQNAITKARKQISDNFCKEKIIDNKCIVKTSDPKKFAMNERSVIPESSCSTNSSHPHMSSVNCSYQTNDGITKASSKKTSGRSSPDIFGEEQLDSQFDDTFGLTDTQMSCLDEAYFDGSSEPSHNTQDFIKPSAKVVVKSTSSHEAANIKNTTSQEISPLTSNGQAPHNKSGDSFGSPDSQLSFISTQGSQPLLDRFQNRFKDAVASDQTDAPIKTTTQRRAEVVAAAMEAVETNLNDDFELGPFFGLPSKVLDVLSAHRGISKLYDWQEECIIKGSGSENLIFSLPTSGGKTLVAEVLMLRQLLLKKQNALLILPYVALVQEKVRGLAPFGVELEFLIEEYAGSRGSFPPKAKRKKSVLYIATIEKASGLVNALLETDRMQELGLVVVDEVHMLAEPGGRGAMLESIITKLRYAARKVQLVAMSATVGNLNELASFLGAQLYTGNFRPVELAEYVKIINQIWEINTSARVEEDLLKNKRLSCFPYSQEQKKIDIDMVGGLVGEVVPEHSCLVFCPTKRNCETLAELVCRILPKELTKVRVTDKRALYRALSEEGSGVVCPILRRTIPYGVAYHHSGLTEGERRLLEEGYLAGTLCCLCCTSTLAAGVNLPARRVIIRSPYTGSAFLTRARYKQMVGRAGRAGLDTCGESFLILQPKDTKEAGLLLLSPVEVCTSTLADQEWHGLTGLVFTSLGLGVAVTLPQLKALTRRSLLTLQANRLNIDVEPQVDKIVEDLRAQGLVRIKVDVLEQKSSKGAAAESSGSKGGQSEQSQNSTICNSSSSSPPSLENDMAQIINRPICENDILTVSRLGRAAVKGNVELKLAGQLYKDLCHARENLAVNSHLHLLFLVTPYDAAENIKIIPDVYYSAYSKLATDEVKVAKVLGITEAVMVRISMGQNVKKVKESVLKRFYLALLLFQLWSGMSIWEASEMFRIHRGFTQQALSSSSAFASCVFHFCQELEELWAFRDLLANFTRQLSGCCTAELLPLLDLPSVKKGRARLLYNAGYHTLKDIANANAKDLTQCVDHLPFRTAAQIVSSAKMLLLEQAEALQGEAEEVLSGLREASSETDLPAKLKPNQSEQSASVRIAK, encoded by the exons ATGCCCAACATGAATAGGGAAGCTAGGGAGATCATGTCATCCCCAGTTTTTAGAAGTCAAAGGCTGTCGAGAAAATCAGTTTTTCGCAATGCACTGATAAGTAAGAATGACACCTGTCTTTCCCCAAGCCCCAAAAATATACAGCCGAAATCCCCTCGGAGTCCCTTGTCATCACCTCTCCTAAGGAGCCAAAGAAAAGTCAGGTGTGGGGTTGGTGTAGGAACTGATGAGAACACACCCTCCAGGAAGAGGCCAAGAGGATATGGTGAAAGGCAGACTACCAAGAAGATGTTAGATACACCAAAAAGTACAACTCCAAGGTCAAGAAAGTCTGTAGTAATTGACAGCCCTTCAACTGTATTCATGAATCATGATGACTCCTTCCTAGAAAGTGTCAATTTTGATGAACTGGACTCTTTGTGCTCATCATTAGAGTTAACTCCACTTGAAAAGACAAAGGCTCTAGATAACAACAGAACTCCTTTGTCTAACAGTGGTTTAAATTCGAGCCCATATCTATTACGCAAAACTCCACGAAGAATTAACCTTCAGCTCACAAGTGAAAACATTCAGCCACCAAGAAGAACAAGCAACAATCAAAATGCTATCACTAAAGCTAGAAAACAAATATCTGATAACTTCTGTAAAGAgaagataattgataataagtGTATTGTTAAAACTAGTGATCCAAAGAAATTTGCAATGAATGAGAGAAGTGTTATTCCAGAAAGCAGctgtagtactaatagtagccaTCCACATATGTCCAGTGTTAATTGTAGTTACCAGACAAATGATGGTATCACAAAAGCCAGTTCCAAGAAGACTTCTGGGAGAAGTTCACCAGATATTTTTGGCGAAGAGCAGTTAGACTCTCAGTTTGATGATACGTTTGGTCTCACAGACACCCAAATGTCATGTCTGGATGAAGCATATTTTGATGGTAGCAGTGAGCCTTCACACAACACGCAAGATTTCATTAAGCCCAGTGCAAAGGTTGTAGTGAAATCCACTTCTAGTCATGAAGCAGCTAATATTAAGAATACTACAAGCCAAGAGATTTCACCCTTAACCTCTAATGGACAAGCACCACACAATAAATCAGGAGATTCATTTGGTTCTCCGGACTCGCAGCTTAGTTTTATCAGCACACAGGGATCTCAGCCTCTTCTGGATCGTTTTCAGAACAGGTTTAAGGATGCAGTGGCTTCAGATCAGACTGATG CACCCATTAAGACTACTACACAACGtcgagcagaagttgttgctgcAGCAATGGAAGCTGTAGAAACGAACTTAAATGATGACTTTGAACTTGGTCCATTCTTTGGACTGCCCTCCAAGGTGCTGGATGTGCTTAGTGCCCATCGTGGCATTTCAAAGCTCTATG ATTGGCAGGAGGAGTGTATTATTAAAGGCTCAGGATCAGAAaacctcatcttttctctcccaaCAAGTGGTGGGAAGACACTGGTGGCAGAAGTGCTGATGCTGCGGCAGTTGCTACTCAAAAAACAAAATGCACTTCTAATTCTTCCTTATGTGGCTCTTGTCCAAGAAAAA GTACGTGGCCTGGCACCTTTTGGAGTGGAGCTAGAGTTTCTTATTGAAGAATATGCTGGAAGCCGTGGATCATTCCCTCCCAAGGCTAAGCGAAAaaa GAGTGTGTTGTATATAGCCACAATAGAGAAGGCTTCTGGACTTGTGAATGCACTGCTAGAAACTGATCGCATGCAAGAATTGGGACTAGTGGTAGTGGATGAGGTCCACATGCTTGCTGAGCCTGGGGGTCGTGGTGCCATGTTGGAATCCATCATTACCAAGTTGCGCTATGCTGCCC GAAAGGTACAGCTGGTTGCGATGAGTGCCACAGTGGGTAACCTGAACGAGTTGGCAAGCTTTTTAGGAGCACAATTATACACAGGAAACTTTAGGCCTGTGGAGCTTGCTGAGTATGTAAAG ATTATCAACCAAATTTGGGAGATCAACACCTCTGCTCGTGTTGAAGAAGATCTGTTGAAGAATAAGCGTCTGAGTTGTTTTCCG TACTCTCAAGAGCAAAAGAAAATTGACATTGATATGGTGGGTGGTTTAGTGGGAGAAGTAGTTCCTGAACATTCGTGCCTTGTCTTCTGCCCTACGAAGCGCAACTGTGAAACTTTGGCAGAGCTCGTTTGTCGAATTCTGCCCAAGGAATTGACTAAA GTACGAGTGACTGATAAACGGGCTCTCTACCGTGCCCTCTCTGAAGAGGGGTCTGGGGTTGTGTGCCCTATTTTGAGGAGGACCATCCCATATGGTGTTGCATATCATCACTCTG GgttgacagaaggagagagacgactCCTGGAAGAGGGTTACCTTGCTGGAACTCTGTGTTGCCTTTGCTGCACTTCCACTCTTGCTGCGGGAGTCAACCTTCCTGCTAGAAGA GTAATTATCCGGTCACCATACACTGGGAGTGCCTTTCTCACGCGTGCAAGGTACAAGCAGATGGTAGGACGGGCAGGACGTGCGGGCCTTGACACGTGTGGAGAGAGCTTCCTCATTCTCCAGCCAAAAGACACAAAAGAA GCTGGACTACTTTTGCTGTCTCCAGTTGAAGTCTGCACATCCACACTAGCAGATCAAGAATGGCATGGACTAACAGGTCTGGTGTTCACTTCCTTGGGCTTGGGAGTTGCTGTAACTCTTCCACAGTTGAAAGCTCTGACTCGACGCTCACTTCTCACCCTTCAAGCTAATAGGCTGAACATAGATGTGGAGCCGCAG gtggatAAGATTGTGGAGGACCTGAGAGCTCAAGGTCTTGTTCGTATTAAAGTTGATGTCCTAGAACAAAAGTCATCAAAAGGAGCTGCAGCTGAAAGTTCAG GAAGCAAAGGTGGCCAGAGTGAGCAATCCCAGAATTCTACAATATGCAATTCTTCCTCTTCAAGCCCTCCGTCTCTTGAAAATGATATGGCTCAGATTATAAACCGTCCCATCTGTGAAAATGACATCCTTACTGTTAGTAGACTTGGCAGGGCAGCTGTTAAAG GGAATGTTGAACTGAAGCTAGCTGGACAACTTTACAAGGATCTCTGCCATGCACGTGAGAATCTTGCCGTCAACAGCCACCTTCACCTTTTATTCCTAGTGACCCCATATGATGCAGCAGAGAACATCAAAATCATACCAGATGTTTACTACAGTGCG TATAGTAAACTTGCTACAGATGAGGTAAAGGTTGCCAAAGTTTTGGGCATCACAGAGGCTGTTATGGTCAGGATCAGCATGGGTCAGAATGTAAAG AAAGTGAAGGAGTCAGTTTTGAAACGATTTTATTTGGCCCTCCTGCTCTTCCAATTGTGGTCTGGTATGAGTATATGGGAGGCCAGTGAAATGTTCCGAATACACAGGGGCTTCACACAGCAAGCACTGTCGTCTTCATCAGCATTTGCATCCTGTGTCTTCCATTTTTGCCAG GAATTGGAAGAGTTGTGGGCATTCAGAGACCTATTAGCCAACTTTACTCGTCAGTTGTCGGGATGCTGCACAGCTGAATTGCTTCCTCTGTTAGACCTGCCTTCTGTGAAAAAG GGCAGGGCACGTCTACTTTACAATGCTGGCTATCACACATTGAAAGACATTGCAAATGCTAATGCAAAAGATTTGACTCAATGTGTTGACCACCTGCCATTTCGCACTGCTGCACAGATTGTTAGCTCAGCAAAG
- the LOC125031683 gene encoding helicase POLQ-like isoform X1 produces MPNMNREAREIMSSPVFRSQRLSRKSVFRNALISKNDTCLSPSPKNIQPKSPRSPLSSPLLRSQRKVRCGVGVGTDENTPSRKRPRGYGERQTTKKMLDTPKSTTPRSRKSVVIDSPSTVFMNHDDSFLESVNFDELDSLCSSLELTPLEKTKALDNNRTPLSNSGLNSSPYLLRKTPRRINLQLTSENIQPPRRTSNNQNAITKARKQISDNFCKEKIIDNKCIVKTSDPKKFAMNERSVIPESSCSTNSSHPHMSSVNCSYQTNDGITKASSKKTSGRSSPDIFGEEQLDSQFDDTFGLTDTQMSCLDEAYFDGSSEPSHNTQDFIKPSAKVVVKSTSSHEAANIKNTTSQEISPLTSNGQAPHNKSGDSFGSPDSQLSFISTQGSQPLLDRFQNRFKDAVASDQTDAPIKTTTQRRAEVVAAAMEAVETNLNDDFELGPFFGLPSKVLDVLSAHRGISKLYDWQEECIIKGSGSENLIFSLPTSGGKTLVAEVLMLRQLLLKKQNALLILPYVALVQEKVRGLAPFGVELEFLIEEYAGSRGSFPPKAKRKKSVLYIATIEKASGLVNALLETDRMQELGLVVVDEVHMLAEPGGRGAMLESIITKLRYAARKVQLVAMSATVGNLNELASFLGAQLYTGNFRPVELAEYVKIINQIWEINTSARVEEDLLKNKRLSCFPYSQEQKKIDIDMVGGLVGEVVPEHSCLVFCPTKRNCETLAELVCRILPKELTKVRVTDKRALYRALSEEGSGVVCPILRRTIPYGVAYHHSGLTEGERRLLEEGYLAGTLCCLCCTSTLAAGVNLPARRVIIRSPYTGSAFLTRARYKQMVGRAGRAGLDTCGESFLILQPKDTKEAGLLLLSPVEVCTSTLADQEWHGLTGLVFTSLGLGVAVTLPQLKALTRRSLLTLQANRLNIDVEPQVDKIVEDLRAQGLVRIKVDVLEQKSSKGAAAESSGSKGGQSEQSQNSTICNSSSSSPPSLENDMAQIINRPICENDILTVSRLGRAAVKGNVELKLAGQLYKDLCHARENLAVNSHLHLLFLVTPYDAAENIKIIPDVYYSAYSKLATDEVKVAKVLGITEAVMVRISMGQNVKKVKESVLKRFYLALLLFQLWSGMSIWEASEMFRIHRGFTQQALSSSSAFASCVFHFCQELEELWAFRDLLANFTRQLSGCCTAELLPLLDLPSVKKGRARLLYNAGYHTLKDIANANAKDLTQCVDHLPFRTAAQIVSSAKILLQMLLLEQAEALQGEAEEVLSGLREASSETDLPAKLKPNQSEQSASVRIAK; encoded by the exons ATGCCCAACATGAATAGGGAAGCTAGGGAGATCATGTCATCCCCAGTTTTTAGAAGTCAAAGGCTGTCGAGAAAATCAGTTTTTCGCAATGCACTGATAAGTAAGAATGACACCTGTCTTTCCCCAAGCCCCAAAAATATACAGCCGAAATCCCCTCGGAGTCCCTTGTCATCACCTCTCCTAAGGAGCCAAAGAAAAGTCAGGTGTGGGGTTGGTGTAGGAACTGATGAGAACACACCCTCCAGGAAGAGGCCAAGAGGATATGGTGAAAGGCAGACTACCAAGAAGATGTTAGATACACCAAAAAGTACAACTCCAAGGTCAAGAAAGTCTGTAGTAATTGACAGCCCTTCAACTGTATTCATGAATCATGATGACTCCTTCCTAGAAAGTGTCAATTTTGATGAACTGGACTCTTTGTGCTCATCATTAGAGTTAACTCCACTTGAAAAGACAAAGGCTCTAGATAACAACAGAACTCCTTTGTCTAACAGTGGTTTAAATTCGAGCCCATATCTATTACGCAAAACTCCACGAAGAATTAACCTTCAGCTCACAAGTGAAAACATTCAGCCACCAAGAAGAACAAGCAACAATCAAAATGCTATCACTAAAGCTAGAAAACAAATATCTGATAACTTCTGTAAAGAgaagataattgataataagtGTATTGTTAAAACTAGTGATCCAAAGAAATTTGCAATGAATGAGAGAAGTGTTATTCCAGAAAGCAGctgtagtactaatagtagccaTCCACATATGTCCAGTGTTAATTGTAGTTACCAGACAAATGATGGTATCACAAAAGCCAGTTCCAAGAAGACTTCTGGGAGAAGTTCACCAGATATTTTTGGCGAAGAGCAGTTAGACTCTCAGTTTGATGATACGTTTGGTCTCACAGACACCCAAATGTCATGTCTGGATGAAGCATATTTTGATGGTAGCAGTGAGCCTTCACACAACACGCAAGATTTCATTAAGCCCAGTGCAAAGGTTGTAGTGAAATCCACTTCTAGTCATGAAGCAGCTAATATTAAGAATACTACAAGCCAAGAGATTTCACCCTTAACCTCTAATGGACAAGCACCACACAATAAATCAGGAGATTCATTTGGTTCTCCGGACTCGCAGCTTAGTTTTATCAGCACACAGGGATCTCAGCCTCTTCTGGATCGTTTTCAGAACAGGTTTAAGGATGCAGTGGCTTCAGATCAGACTGATG CACCCATTAAGACTACTACACAACGtcgagcagaagttgttgctgcAGCAATGGAAGCTGTAGAAACGAACTTAAATGATGACTTTGAACTTGGTCCATTCTTTGGACTGCCCTCCAAGGTGCTGGATGTGCTTAGTGCCCATCGTGGCATTTCAAAGCTCTATG ATTGGCAGGAGGAGTGTATTATTAAAGGCTCAGGATCAGAAaacctcatcttttctctcccaaCAAGTGGTGGGAAGACACTGGTGGCAGAAGTGCTGATGCTGCGGCAGTTGCTACTCAAAAAACAAAATGCACTTCTAATTCTTCCTTATGTGGCTCTTGTCCAAGAAAAA GTACGTGGCCTGGCACCTTTTGGAGTGGAGCTAGAGTTTCTTATTGAAGAATATGCTGGAAGCCGTGGATCATTCCCTCCCAAGGCTAAGCGAAAaaa GAGTGTGTTGTATATAGCCACAATAGAGAAGGCTTCTGGACTTGTGAATGCACTGCTAGAAACTGATCGCATGCAAGAATTGGGACTAGTGGTAGTGGATGAGGTCCACATGCTTGCTGAGCCTGGGGGTCGTGGTGCCATGTTGGAATCCATCATTACCAAGTTGCGCTATGCTGCCC GAAAGGTACAGCTGGTTGCGATGAGTGCCACAGTGGGTAACCTGAACGAGTTGGCAAGCTTTTTAGGAGCACAATTATACACAGGAAACTTTAGGCCTGTGGAGCTTGCTGAGTATGTAAAG ATTATCAACCAAATTTGGGAGATCAACACCTCTGCTCGTGTTGAAGAAGATCTGTTGAAGAATAAGCGTCTGAGTTGTTTTCCG TACTCTCAAGAGCAAAAGAAAATTGACATTGATATGGTGGGTGGTTTAGTGGGAGAAGTAGTTCCTGAACATTCGTGCCTTGTCTTCTGCCCTACGAAGCGCAACTGTGAAACTTTGGCAGAGCTCGTTTGTCGAATTCTGCCCAAGGAATTGACTAAA GTACGAGTGACTGATAAACGGGCTCTCTACCGTGCCCTCTCTGAAGAGGGGTCTGGGGTTGTGTGCCCTATTTTGAGGAGGACCATCCCATATGGTGTTGCATATCATCACTCTG GgttgacagaaggagagagacgactCCTGGAAGAGGGTTACCTTGCTGGAACTCTGTGTTGCCTTTGCTGCACTTCCACTCTTGCTGCGGGAGTCAACCTTCCTGCTAGAAGA GTAATTATCCGGTCACCATACACTGGGAGTGCCTTTCTCACGCGTGCAAGGTACAAGCAGATGGTAGGACGGGCAGGACGTGCGGGCCTTGACACGTGTGGAGAGAGCTTCCTCATTCTCCAGCCAAAAGACACAAAAGAA GCTGGACTACTTTTGCTGTCTCCAGTTGAAGTCTGCACATCCACACTAGCAGATCAAGAATGGCATGGACTAACAGGTCTGGTGTTCACTTCCTTGGGCTTGGGAGTTGCTGTAACTCTTCCACAGTTGAAAGCTCTGACTCGACGCTCACTTCTCACCCTTCAAGCTAATAGGCTGAACATAGATGTGGAGCCGCAG gtggatAAGATTGTGGAGGACCTGAGAGCTCAAGGTCTTGTTCGTATTAAAGTTGATGTCCTAGAACAAAAGTCATCAAAAGGAGCTGCAGCTGAAAGTTCAG GAAGCAAAGGTGGCCAGAGTGAGCAATCCCAGAATTCTACAATATGCAATTCTTCCTCTTCAAGCCCTCCGTCTCTTGAAAATGATATGGCTCAGATTATAAACCGTCCCATCTGTGAAAATGACATCCTTACTGTTAGTAGACTTGGCAGGGCAGCTGTTAAAG GGAATGTTGAACTGAAGCTAGCTGGACAACTTTACAAGGATCTCTGCCATGCACGTGAGAATCTTGCCGTCAACAGCCACCTTCACCTTTTATTCCTAGTGACCCCATATGATGCAGCAGAGAACATCAAAATCATACCAGATGTTTACTACAGTGCG TATAGTAAACTTGCTACAGATGAGGTAAAGGTTGCCAAAGTTTTGGGCATCACAGAGGCTGTTATGGTCAGGATCAGCATGGGTCAGAATGTAAAG AAAGTGAAGGAGTCAGTTTTGAAACGATTTTATTTGGCCCTCCTGCTCTTCCAATTGTGGTCTGGTATGAGTATATGGGAGGCCAGTGAAATGTTCCGAATACACAGGGGCTTCACACAGCAAGCACTGTCGTCTTCATCAGCATTTGCATCCTGTGTCTTCCATTTTTGCCAG GAATTGGAAGAGTTGTGGGCATTCAGAGACCTATTAGCCAACTTTACTCGTCAGTTGTCGGGATGCTGCACAGCTGAATTGCTTCCTCTGTTAGACCTGCCTTCTGTGAAAAAG GGCAGGGCACGTCTACTTTACAATGCTGGCTATCACACATTGAAAGACATTGCAAATGCTAATGCAAAAGATTTGACTCAATGTGTTGACCACCTGCCATTTCGCACTGCTGCACAGATTGTTAGCTCAGCAAAG